From the Ilumatobacteraceae bacterium genome, the window GTCGAGGAACGTGCCACCGACGTGATCGGCCACCTCGAGGGTGGCGATCTCCAACCACTCGTCGTCGACGAGGTCGCGTTTGGTCAACGCGATCACGCCGTGGCGAAGACCGAGGAGTTCGAGGATCCGGAGATGTTCTTCCGACTGGGGCTTCCACCCTTCGGTCGCGGCGACGACGAACAGGCACGCGTCGACGCCGCCGACGCCGGCGAGCATGTTGCGCAGGAACCGGACGTGGCCGGGCACGTCGACGAAGCTGACCTCAGCGCCCGAGGGCAGGGCGGTGTGCGCGAAACCCAGGTCGATCGTGAGACCGCGCCGCTTCTCCTCCTCGAACCGGTCCGGGTCGGTGCCGGTCAGCGCCAGCACGAGTGACGACTTGCCGTGGTCGACATGGCCGGCGGTGGCGACGACCCTCATGGCGTCGCGGTGGGGAGCGATGCGAGCGCCGCTGCGACGATCGTGTCGTCGCCGGCATCGACCGATCGGAGGTCGAGCACCGTGCGCCCATCGCGGGTCCGGGCGATCACCGGGGTGTCGTGGCCGCGCAGCTCGGTCAGCCGGTCGCCCGGGACTGCGATGCCGATCGACGGCATGCTGACACCCGGTGCCGAGCCGGCGCCCGGGAGCGCGAGCGTGTCGACGACAGAACCCGCGCCGGCGTCGGTGATGATCTGCTCAGCCCGCCGACGGAGCACGTCGATCGGCTGGTCGACCATCCGCCAGAACGCGACGTCGGTCGCCACCCGCTTGTCGAGGTAGGCGAGGGCGAGGTCCTGCAGGGCGTTGAGCACCAGGCCGCCGCAGCGCAGCGCACGCGCGAGCGGGTGTTTGGCGCACCGCTGGACGAACTCGGCACCGCCGACGATGATGCCCGCCTGCGGCCCGCCGAGCAGCTTGTCGGCACTGAACGTCACGAGGTCGGCGCCGTCGGCGAGCGCCTGGACCGCCGCCGGTTCTCCCGCCAGCCACGCCGGCGGCGCTCCCTGCAACCAGGGCACGTTCGCATCGATCAACCCGCTCCCGATGTCGGCGACGACCGGCACGTCGAGCGTGGCCAGCTCGGCGATCGAGGTCTCCTCGACGAACCCGTCGACCCGGTAGTTGCTCGGGTGGATCTTCATGACCACGGCGACGTCGTTGCCGGGTCGAACGATGGCACGCTCGTAGTCGCTGAGACGGGTGCGGTTGGTCGTGCCGACGTCGACCAGTCGGGCGCCCGACTGCTCCATCACCTCGGGGACACGGAACGCGCCCCCGATCTCGACCGACTCGCCACGCGAGACGGCGACATCGCGACCTTCGGCGAGCGCGGCGACGACCAGCAGCACCGCCGCTGCGTTGTTGTTGACGATGATCGCCGCCTCGGCGCCGGTCAGGGTCGCGAACAACTGCCCGACCGCCCGCTGTCGCGAACCGCGCTCGCCCGTGGCGAGGTCGAACTCGACCGTCTGGGGTCGCGCCGGTTGACGGTGGGCCAGCGGTGCGCGGCCGAGGTTGGTGTGGAGCAGCACGCCGGTCGCGTTGACGACCGGCGTCAGCAGCGAGCGGCGGTACGCGTCGACCCGATGGGGGAAGGCGTCGACGGCGCCGTCGGCGATCGCCGTCCGGGCTAGCTCGACCAGGATCGGGTGGGGGAGTCCGGAGCCCGAACGGGCCAACGCGTCGACGGACGGTGGTCGGCCACTGGTTCCGCTCATCGTCGAAAGCCTACGCTCGACCCTCGTGCCGTCGCCCATCGTCGATCAGAACCCGCCGAATCACCCTCGACGTCCGAGGGGTGTGTCGTGAGCCTGCCGATCGACCTGGTCCGGCTCGACCCCGAGCTCCCGCTCCCGGCGTACGCGCATCACGGCGACGCCGGGCTCGACCTGTACGCCCGTGAAGCGGCGACCCTCCCGCGCGCCGGCGGGCGCCTGCTGATGCCGACCGGCATCGCGATCGCGATCCCGGTCGGGTGGTGCGGGCTCCTGATGCCGCGCAGCGGGCTGGCGCTCAGACACGGCATCAGCGTCGTCAACACGCCGGGACTGATCGACGCCGCCTATCGCGGCGAGATCAAGGCGATCCTGATCAACACCGACCCCGACCACGACTACGAGATCGCTCGCGGCGACCGGGTCGCGCAACTGGTGATCCAGCGGGTCGAGGACGTCGCCTGGAACGTCGTCGACGAACTCGACGGCGTCGACCGGGGTGGCGGTTTCGGTCACAGCGGCCGCTGAATCGCGGGTTGTACCAGGCGCTCAGCGGATTGCGAGTAATCGCGAGTTGTGCCAGGCGCTCAGCGGATTGGTCGCTTCGCTCCCATCCATTCCGCTGCGCTGCCCCGTGACGATGGGTCGCAGTTCGCCTGGCGGCTCACGCTCCAGGCACAACTCGCGATCAGGATTCGGTGATCGTGACCGACTCGATGATGATCGTCTCGAGCGGGGGGACACCGTTGTTGGCCGGGTTCGCCACCGCGTCGAGATCGGCCACGGTGGAGTCGAGCCCCTCGGTGACCTGGCCGAACAGCGAGTAGAGCGGCGGCAACGAGGCGCCGTCGTCGCCGGTGATGATGAAGAACTGGCTGCCGTTGGTGTCGGGCCCGCTGTTGGCCATCGCCAGGGATCCGATCCGGTACTCGCCGGCGACCGGCAGTTCGTCGGGGAACCGGTAGCCGGGTCCGCCGGTTCCGGTGGCGGTCGGGTCGCCGCACTGCACGACGAACCCAGGGATCGCACGGTGGCACTCGGTGCCGTCGAAGTAGCGGTTGCGGGCGAGCATCACGAAGTTGTTGACCGTCTGCGGCGCCTGCTCGGGCAGCAGTTCGATGGTGATCGGTCCGAAGTTGGTGACGATCTCGGCGGTGTAGACCGCGCCGACGTCGATGCAGAACGGTTGCATCTCGTCGAACTGCTGGACCTGGGGTGCCGACTCGTCGATCGCGCAAGCGGCCTCGTCGGCCTTCGGTGGCGCCGTGATCACGGGAGGCTTCTCGATCGCGAGGACGTCGATCACGAACGTCAGAGCGTCACCGGGGCGGATGTCGCCACGGTCGGCGTCGCCGTAGGCCAGTTCGGCGGGGATGTCGAGCTGGCGGCGCGTGCCGACGCGCGCTCCGACGAGGCCGAGGTCCCAACCCTGGATGACGCTGCCGGCGCCGAGCTGCACCGGGAACGGCTGACCGCGGTCGTAGCTGTTGTCGAACTCGAACCCGTCCTCGCTGCGGACGCCGACGTAGTTGACGACGACCGTGTCGCCGGCCTCGGCCTCGGGCCCCGTGCCCTCGATGAGGTCGGTGACGACCAGTTCGGTCGGGAGCTCGTCGGGGATCTGTACCTCCGGCTTGCCGCCGGGGAGCTCGGTGTCGACCGTCGTGGTCGATGCGCCGTCGTCCGCGCCGTCTCCATCGTCGGTGCCGTCGTCGGTGCCGCTGATCTCGTCGTCGTCGGTGCCGTCGACCTCGGCGGCCGGCTCGGCGACCGGGGCAGGATCGTCGGAGGCACCGCACGCCGCGACGAGTGTGACGGACACGAGGGCGAGCCCGGCAGCGCGGGTGACCGGGTGCCTGCGCATCAGTTCGACGCCGGCGTGACCGAGCGGACGTCGATGACGAACGTCAGCGCATCGCCGGGCTGGATCGGGTCGCCCGGCGGGTTGTCGCCGTACGCGAGTTCGGCCGGGATGTCGAGTTGGATCTGCGAACCGGCCTGGGCGCCGACGAGGCCCTCGTCCCAACCCTGGATGACCCCACCTTGGCCGAGCGTGACCGGGAACTGCTGGCCGCGGTCGTAGCTGTTGTCGAACTCGGTGCCGTCTTCGGTGCGCACACCGACGTAGTCGACGAGCACGGTGTCGCCGGCCTCGGCTGCGGGGCCTTCACCCGGCGACAGCACCGTGACGACGAGATCGGTCGGCGCCTCGGCGGGCACCTCGACCTCGGGCTTGGGCAGCGGCTCCAGGGTCACCGGCGGCGTCGTGGGCGTGGTGTCGAGCGGCGGGAGCGTGATCACGGTCTCGGGCTCGTCGTCGCCGCCGTCGAACGCTCCGCCGACCCAGGCGATCAGCACGACCGCTCCGATGGCCGCCACGATGCCCATCGTCCAACGCAGGGCGTTGCGCTTGACGACGTCCTGTCGATCGGCTCGCGCCTCTTCGATCAGACGTTGTTGACGGTTGGCCTTCTGTCGTTCACGCTTCTCAGTACCCACGAGTGCGCGAGGTTAACGGCGCGCCGGCCCGGTTGCGGCGCGCCACCCGGCCCTTCGGTGGGACGAGCGCCTCAAGATGCGTGGCCTCGGACCCGATAACCGTCTCGAACGACGGGTTTCCGTCGCGCGGACTGACGGACAGCAGCCTCATGGCGACACGGGTGAGCACAAGCGGGAGGACGGATGGGGTTCCTCTCACGCGCACCCGCCGACGGGTCGCAGGTTGCCTCCTCGGCCTCGGTGGCGTCGCCCTGCTCGTCTGGCTCGCGTGGAGGGTCGCCACGCTCGACGCCCACCTCGTCGCGATCGTCACGCTGTTGATCGAGTTGTCGGGTTGGACCGGTGGTGTCGCCGTCGCCGTCGGCCTGCTGACCGCGACGACGCCGCGTGCGGTGCTGCAACCCGACGAGACCTACCGGTACGCCGTCGTCGTGGCCGACCGTGTCGGCCGCACCCGGTCGACCGACTTGCACCACGACCTCCGCGCAGCGGTCGAACGCCTCACCACCCGCACCGCCGGTGGACCCGCCGACCGGGCGATGATCGGCGTGCTGACCGACGGGCCGCGGCGGATCGCGCTCGTCGCGACGCTCACGCTCGCGCTGCTGCTCGGTGTCGCACCGCTCGAGGTCCCGCCCGTCTGGGCGCTCGTCGCGTTCGGTGCCGGCACGATGCTGATCGCTGCATCCCACGTCGTCGCGTCCGACGGCCGGATCCGTTTCGGTGACCGGACCCGCTGGTCGTTCGCGACACTCGGCGAGGTGTTCTCGCCCGCCGACCGAGCCGGTCAGGCGCCGCGCCGGTGGGTGGGCACGGTCGGAACGATCGTCGTGCTGAACCTGGCGATCGCACTTCGCGGCATGAGCGACCGTTGGACCCACGGCTTGCCGGCGATGACCGACGACGAACGACTGGTCGCGATGGTCTGGGCCGGCCTGCTGGTACTCGGAGGTCTCTACACCCTGCGCACGACTCCGTCGCCGCAGCTCGGCAACGCCCATCTCGTCTCACGTCGCCTCGAGGAGCGAACGGCTCGTCAGTCAGCGCTCGGCGCTGCGGTGTGCCTCGGACTCGTCGGCCTGTTCGCCGGGGTCCTCCCCGGGAGCGTCGACCCCGGTGCGGACGACCCCATTCGGGTCGAAACGCCGGCGCAGATCGAAGCGGGCGGTGGCGTCGGTGGTTGACGTGTCGACCGAGATCCAGACCCCACCGAGATTCGGGACACGTTCGTCGACCCAGCCGAGATGGCGGATGATGGTGCGGATCACGCCCGAGTGGGTGGTCACGACCACGGCGCCGGTGTCGGGTGACGACCGACGTGCGATCGTGAGGAGCGCCTCGCTCGCGCGCTCGATCACGTGTTCCGCCGACTCGAACGTCGGTGGCCGTCGGTGCTCGGCGAGGAAACCCGGATACGCAGCGTCGATCTGGTCGGGGGTCATGCCCTGCCATTCGCCGGCGTCGGCTTCACGGAGTCGCTCGTCGAGCCGCACGTCGCCGAGCCCGAGATGTGCGGCGATGATCTCGCCGGTCTCGGCGGCCCGGGCGAGCGGACTCGACCACACGGACTGGAACCGGTCGCCGGTCGCCGCCAGAGCGGCGGCTGCGTCGACCGCCTGCCGGCGACCCAGATCGTCGAGCGGTGAGTCGGCGAGACCCTGCCACCGGCGGATCGCGTTCCACTCGCTCTGCCCGTGTCGCAGCAGCAACAACGACACGAACCTGGCGACCATCCCGACGGAGGGTAGCGGTCACAGTACGCTGTGCCAGATGGCTCAGGTTCGCCTCTTCGCTGCAGCGCGTGATGCCGCGGGCACCGGTCGTGACGAGCTGCCCGGTGAGACGGTCGGCGACGTCCTCGAATGTGCGCGGGAGCGATACGGATCGACGTTCGACGCCGTGCTCGGCACCTGCCGAATCTGGGTGAACGGCGAACCGGCCGATGCGCTCGACACCATTGGTGCAACCGACGAGCTGGCGGTCCTTCCGCCGGTGTCAGGAGGATGATCGTGAACGCAACCGACCCACAGGCGCTGTCCCTCGACGAACTGCGAACGCTCCGCAACGAACTGCAGAGCGAAGACGACGTCGTGTCGTACGTCCGCCGGGTCGCGCAGGCGCGGCTCGACCTCGTCCGTGCCGAGTCCCACCGCCGCGAGCGAGGCGAGACCCACGAAGACCTGTCGAGCGAGCTGCGTGTCGTGCTCTCGAGCCATCTGACCGGCGGGCCGCCCCGGCCGCCTCGTCCGGTCGAGAACCTCGACGACAACGAACTCTCCGACCGGCTCGACAAGGTGTGCGCCGAACACGGATTCAGCCGGCTCGAGGAACTGATGCCGAGCGAACTCCAGAACCTCGACGAGCAGTTGACCGCATTCGAGCGCCAGGTCTCCGATGACCGGCGCGAGCGGTACGAACGCCTCGACGCCCTGAGCGCCGAACTCGTCCGTCGCTACCGCGATGGCGAAGCCTCGGTCGACGGTCTGCTGGGCGGCTGACATGTCGCCCGGCGACGAGTCGGACGACGCCGGGCCGTCGTCGGATCACGGACGGTCGCCGATCGATCCGCTCGACGTCGGATCGTTCATCCGCTCGCAGCGCGAACGCGCCGAGATTTCGATCCGCAAGCTGGCCGAACTCGCCGACGTCTCCAACCCGTACCTCTCGCAGATCGAGCGCGGGCTGCGCAAGCCGTCGGCCGACGTGCTGCAGCAGGTCGCCACGGCGCTCCGGATCAGCGTCGAGTCGCTCTACGTGCGCGCCGGGATCCTGCCCGACGAGGGTCGTGGCGTGAGCACGGTGTCCGAGGCGATCGAGCACGACCCCGACCTGACGCCCGAGCAGAAATCCGCGTTGCTCAACGTGTACGAGAGCTTCCTCGCCCAGTAGCCCGGGGTGTTCGGGCCGTTTCGCGCAGATCGCCGCCGGGTACGCCCTCCCGGCCCGCTGAAGCGACCGG encodes:
- a CDS encoding helix-turn-helix transcriptional regulator — its product is MSPGDESDDAGPSSDHGRSPIDPLDVGSFIRSQRERAEISIRKLAELADVSNPYLSQIERGLRKPSADVLQQVATALRISVESLYVRAGILPDEGRGVSTVSEAIEHDPDLTPEQKSALLNVYESFLAQ
- a CDS encoding peptidylprolyl isomerase, coding for MRRHPVTRAAGLALVSVTLVAACGASDDPAPVAEPAAEVDGTDDDEISGTDDGTDDGDGADDGASTTTVDTELPGGKPEVQIPDELPTELVVTDLIEGTGPEAEAGDTVVVNYVGVRSEDGFEFDNSYDRGQPFPVQLGAGSVIQGWDLGLVGARVGTRRQLDIPAELAYGDADRGDIRPGDALTFVIDVLAIEKPPVITAPPKADEAACAIDESAPQVQQFDEMQPFCIDVGAVYTAEIVTNFGPITIELLPEQAPQTVNNFVMLARNRYFDGTECHRAIPGFVVQCGDPTATGTGGPGYRFPDELPVAGEYRIGSLAMANSGPDTNGSQFFIITGDDGASLPPLYSLFGQVTEGLDSTVADLDAVANPANNGVPPLETIIIESVTITES
- a CDS encoding MoaD/ThiS family protein; the encoded protein is MAQVRLFAAARDAAGTGRDELPGETVGDVLECARERYGSTFDAVLGTCRIWVNGEPADALDTIGATDELAVLPPVSGG
- a CDS encoding histidine phosphatase family protein codes for the protein MVARFVSLLLLRHGQSEWNAIRRWQGLADSPLDDLGRRQAVDAAAALAATGDRFQSVWSSPLARAAETGEIIAAHLGLGDVRLDERLREADAGEWQGMTPDQIDAAYPGFLAEHRRPPTFESAEHVIERASEALLTIARRSSPDTGAVVVTTHSGVIRTIIRHLGWVDERVPNLGGVWISVDTSTTDATARFDLRRRFDPNGVVRTGVDAPGEDPGEQADESEAHRSAER
- the dut gene encoding dUTP diphosphatase, encoding MSLPIDLVRLDPELPLPAYAHHGDAGLDLYAREAATLPRAGGRLLMPTGIAIAIPVGWCGLLMPRSGLALRHGISVVNTPGLIDAAYRGEIKAILINTDPDHDYEIARGDRVAQLVIQRVEDVAWNVVDELDGVDRGGGFGHSGR
- a CDS encoding FKBP-type peptidyl-prolyl cis-trans isomerase, with protein sequence MGTEKRERQKANRQQRLIEEARADRQDVVKRNALRWTMGIVAAIGAVVLIAWVGGAFDGGDDEPETVITLPPLDTTPTTPPVTLEPLPKPEVEVPAEAPTDLVVTVLSPGEGPAAEAGDTVLVDYVGVRTEDGTEFDNSYDRGQQFPVTLGQGGVIQGWDEGLVGAQAGSQIQLDIPAELAYGDNPPGDPIQPGDALTFVIDVRSVTPASN
- the selA gene encoding L-seryl-tRNA(Sec) selenium transferase → MSGTSGRPPSVDALARSGSGLPHPILVELARTAIADGAVDAFPHRVDAYRRSLLTPVVNATGVLLHTNLGRAPLAHRQPARPQTVEFDLATGERGSRQRAVGQLFATLTGAEAAIIVNNNAAAVLLVVAALAEGRDVAVSRGESVEIGGAFRVPEVMEQSGARLVDVGTTNRTRLSDYERAIVRPGNDVAVVMKIHPSNYRVDGFVEETSIAELATLDVPVVADIGSGLIDANVPWLQGAPPAWLAGEPAAVQALADGADLVTFSADKLLGGPQAGIIVGGAEFVQRCAKHPLARALRCGGLVLNALQDLALAYLDKRVATDVAFWRMVDQPIDVLRRRAEQIITDAGAGSVVDTLALPGAGSAPGVSMPSIGIAVPGDRLTELRGHDTPVIARTRDGRTVLDLRSVDAGDDTIVAAALASLPTATP